A window from Corynebacterium accolens encodes these proteins:
- the pafA gene encoding Pup--protein ligase translates to MGIETEYGLSTATPKSQRALSPDEVARVLFRPIVEKYASSNIFATNASRLYLDVGSHPEVATAECDSLSQLIAYECAGDRVMNRLALQAEDALAAEGNERPVYLFKNNVDSAGHSFGCHENYLISRHMVLKDLGVALLPFLITRQLICGAGMVQPAKGDHPAQFLLSQRADQVREGVSSATTRSRPIINTRDEPHGDSKRFRRMHIIVGDSNMAEPTIALKVGSTLLMLEMLEAGFELPELEIADPIHHIRSIARDVTGSTPLPLASGGTITALEVQQRLCARARDWLAHREDAGTPTAELERVVDLWERILRAIETGDFSGVNREIDWVIKLELLERYRSRLGGDWAHPKLTQVDMTYHDIRAGRGLYDVLLRRGIVERWIDDESIERAVSAAPPTTRAALRGKFLAAAEECGAHVTVDWTRLKVNRPEPRTEELLDPFASTDPRVEALLDYMHDNHA, encoded by the coding sequence ATGGGTATCGAAACCGAGTATGGCCTGTCCACGGCGACGCCGAAGAGCCAGCGGGCATTAAGCCCGGATGAGGTTGCGCGCGTGCTCTTCCGGCCGATCGTCGAAAAATACGCCTCGTCCAATATCTTCGCGACCAATGCCAGCCGCCTTTACCTCGACGTCGGCTCGCACCCAGAAGTAGCTACCGCCGAGTGCGATAGCCTTAGCCAGCTCATCGCCTATGAATGCGCCGGTGACCGCGTGATGAACCGCCTCGCGCTGCAAGCGGAAGATGCGTTGGCCGCAGAAGGAAACGAGCGGCCGGTCTACCTGTTTAAGAACAACGTGGATTCCGCCGGGCACTCCTTTGGCTGCCACGAAAATTACCTCATTAGCCGGCACATGGTGCTCAAAGATCTGGGCGTGGCGCTCTTGCCCTTCCTGATTACCCGCCAACTTATCTGTGGGGCGGGAATGGTGCAGCCTGCCAAGGGTGATCACCCTGCGCAATTCCTCTTATCACAGCGCGCCGATCAGGTACGGGAGGGCGTATCGTCCGCGACCACCCGCTCCCGGCCCATCATCAATACCCGCGATGAGCCGCACGGGGATTCCAAGCGCTTCCGCCGCATGCACATCATCGTGGGCGATTCCAATATGGCAGAGCCCACCATCGCTTTAAAGGTCGGCTCTACCCTGCTCATGCTGGAGATGCTGGAGGCGGGCTTCGAGCTTCCCGAACTCGAGATCGCAGATCCAATCCACCACATTCGATCCATCGCGCGCGATGTGACCGGCTCAACGCCACTGCCACTTGCCAGCGGCGGAACCATTACCGCCTTGGAGGTCCAGCAGCGGCTCTGCGCGCGGGCGCGCGATTGGCTCGCCCACCGCGAAGACGCCGGCACGCCCACGGCGGAATTAGAGCGCGTCGTTGACCTGTGGGAGCGCATTCTGCGCGCCATCGAGACCGGAGACTTTTCCGGAGTGAACCGCGAGATCGATTGGGTCATCAAGCTCGAGCTGCTTGAACGCTACCGCTCCCGTTTGGGTGGTGACTGGGCGCATCCGAAGCTGACGCAGGTCGATATGACCTATCACGATATCCGGGCCGGGCGAGGCTTATACGACGTCCTGCTGCGCCGCGGGATAGTTGAGCGCTGGATCGACGATGAGTCCATCGAGCGTGCGGTATCCGCCGCGCCGCCGACCACGCGCGCGGCTTTGCGCGGAAAGTTCCTAGCTGCGGCCGAAGAATGCGGCGCGCACGTGACCGTGGATTGGACGCGGCTGAAGGTTAACCGCCCAGAACCGCGCACCGAGGAACTGCTCGATCCCTTCGCGTCCACCGATCCGCGCGTTGAGGCATTGCTAGACTATATGCACGATAATCACGCCTAG
- a CDS encoding helix-turn-helix transcriptional regulator: MVASRSTPSRQDAAVERLTNLSFALQGAANSGGSPDRSAAWIRSHVAGYNDKSDEAFTKALARDIATLQRAGXPIVHTGXEXGASXRLDXSNXQXPPVEFTPEEAMVLGIAGGVGTPGGLSDFSLSGWTKIAASGASRNLEGAPIYTAVNDITRLAPEVITFVLAAVRNKVRITFSYRPHPAAETVRRTMDPWGVVNHQSRIYIVGFDVDRAAPRVFRALRLSDIKRSHQPAEHIEVTVDIDKLVKEALQRGEKVDATLYIPEGQAQELESVGTRTADGTVVLTGVQKDWLVRTAAGYAPEVKVLGPPEVRTEIINLLRAAANHNGAE; the protein is encoded by the coding sequence GTGGTGGCATCACGATCCACGCCGAGCCGGCAGGATGCGGCGGTAGAAAGGCTCACCAACCTATCCTTTGCGCTGCAAGGAGCGGCGAATTCGGGTGGTTCACCGGACCGTTCCGCGGCCTGGATCCGCAGCCACGTCGCAGGCTATAACGATAAATCCGACGAGGCTTTTACCAAGGCACTTGCCCGCGATATCGCCACCTTGCAACGCGCCGGAGYCCCCATCGTGCACACSGGKRGGGAAGRCGGCGCCTCGTMCCGCCTCGACMAAAGCAATTMCCAGCYCCCGCCGGTGGAATTTACACCGGAAGAAGCGATGGTGCTTGGCATCGCAGGGGGAGTGGGAACCCCTGGTGGATTGAGCGATTTCTCCCTGTCCGGGTGGACCAAGATCGCCGCCTCGGGCGCCTCCCGCAACTTGGAGGGCGCGCCCATCTATACCGCGGTCAATGACATCACCCGCCTTGCCCCCGAAGTCATCACCTTCGTCCTTGCCGCCGTGCGAAATAAAGTGCGCATCACCTTTTCCTATCGCCCCCACCCGGCAGCAGAGACCGTGCGCCGGACCATGGATCCTTGGGGAGTGGTCAACCACCAAAGCCGCATTTATATCGTTGGCTTCGATGTTGACCGCGCAGCCCCGCGCGTCTTCCGCGCTTTAAGGCTTTCCGATATCAAGCGGTCACACCAGCCGGCTGAGCACATCGAGGTGACGGTGGACATCGACAAGCTCGTCAAAGAGGCGCTACAGCGCGGCGAAAAGGTGGATGCGACCCTGTATATTCCTGAAGGTCAAGCCCAAGAGCTAGAAAGCGTGGGCACGCGCACCGCCGATGGCACCGTCGTGCTTACCGGGGTCCAGAAGGATTGGTTGGTGCGCACCGCAGCCGGCTATGCCCCAGAGGTAAAAGTGCTAGGTCCCCCCGAAGTGCGCACGGAAATCATTAACCTCCTGCGCGCAGCCGCCAACCACAACGGAGCTGAGTAA
- a CDS encoding helix-turn-helix transcriptional regulator, whose product MADGSHKLQALVRSLNLIPYFQNHPDKTPMEAAADLGMDPGELKDAVDRLFCSGTGRNTEELIDLSFSYRDGVTIYNDQGLGQALRLTPTEAGALLLTLESLEAMPGLLDARAIKSAAEKLRSIMDERTLSIYDTLSTVDPQESDIQATLNRGLNEKRRIRMRYWSASSNKETERLVDPARIFIVDAEPYLAAWEEDKQGHRTFRIDRIKHAELTEETAHPRLKELDFDAAAPFNLGTADSVELIIHEEFTWLAEYYDMQLSKRLKNGTVAATMQVGSVDWLVRFALGQADRLRVIAPQSIVNLIAERGNAALKGYT is encoded by the coding sequence ATGGCCGATGGATCTCATAAACTGCAAGCGCTCGTCCGGTCGCTCAACCTCATCCCGTATTTTCAAAACCATCCGGATAAAACCCCAATGGAGGCGGCCGCGGATTTGGGGATGGACCCAGGAGAGCTAAAAGATGCCGTGGACCGGCTGTTTTGCTCTGGGACCGGCCGCAATACCGAAGAGCTCATCGATCTCTCTTTCAGTTACCGCGATGGGGTCACCATCTACAATGACCAAGGTCTGGGACAAGCACTGCGGCTTACCCCAACCGAGGCCGGCGCGCTCTTGCTTACCCTAGAATCCCTCGAGGCTATGCCGGGGCTGTTGGATGCGCGGGCGATTAAGTCGGCCGCGGAAAAATTGCGCTCCATTATGGATGAGCGCACGCTGAGCATCTATGACACGTTATCGACGGTGGACCCGCAAGAATCCGATATCCAGGCAACCTTAAACCGCGGGCTCAATGAAAAACGGCGCATCCGGATGCGCTATTGGAGTGCTTCATCTAATAAGGAAACCGAGCGCCTGGTTGATCCGGCCCGGATCTTCATCGTGGATGCCGAGCCTTATCTCGCGGCGTGGGAGGAAGATAAGCAGGGGCATAGGACCTTCCGCATCGACCGCATCAAGCATGCCGAACTGACGGAGGAAACCGCTCATCCGCGCCTCAAGGAGCTGGATTTCGACGCTGCAGCACCCTTTAATTTAGGTACGGCGGATTCCGTGGAATTAATCATTCATGAAGAATTCACTTGGCTTGCAGAATACTACGATATGCAACTAAGCAAACGCCTAAAAAACGGCACTGTAGCTGCAACGATGCAGGTAGGATCGGTGGATTGGCTGGTTCGTTTTGCCCTCGGGCAGGCCGATAGGTTACGCGTTATAGCCCCTCAATCTATTGTGAATCTCATTGCGGAACGCGGAAATGCTGCGTTAAAGGGCTATACTTAA
- a CDS encoding ubiquitin-like protein Pup, whose protein sequence is MSNSNRQVTSNNGGNDPESEEEFTATQLNINTSGTDDLLDEIDGLLENNAEEFVRSYVQKGGQ, encoded by the coding sequence GTGTCCAATTCGAATCGCCAGGTCACTAGCAATAACGGGGGAAATGACCCCGAGTCAGAGGAAGAATTTACCGCAACCCAGCTCAATATCAACACCTCCGGCACTGATGATCTCCTAGATGAGATCGATGGCCTGCTGGAAAATAACGCGGAAGAATTCGTCCGCTCCTACGTCCAAAAGGGCGGACAGTAG